A portion of the Cytophagales bacterium genome contains these proteins:
- the truB gene encoding tRNA pseudouridine(55) synthase TruB, whose product MDSNRNFDFNKGEVLLIDKPYRWTSRDVVNKIRNSIYILRDAQQVSKGSNSPTSPLPPVPPSNPGGSTRSGDKIRIKIGHAGTLDPLATGLLIICTGKMTKKISEFQNLDKTYTGKMILGKTTPSYDLETEFDNHFDISHITDGMIYQNTTKFLGGIFQKPPAYSALKIKGERSYKKARRGEDFQINPREVFIKEFLITNIALPEIEFKVTCSKGTYIRSLVKDFGETLNAGACLSALRRTRIGKYKVEDAYQIDYFVAQLFNLATQNLSK is encoded by the coding sequence ATGGATTCAAATAGAAACTTTGACTTCAATAAAGGGGAAGTTTTGCTTATTGACAAACCATATAGATGGACATCCCGTGATGTTGTAAATAAAATCAGAAATTCAATCTATATCTTGAGGGATGCTCAACAAGTATCTAAAGGAAGCAACTCTCCCACCTCTCCCCTCCCACCTGTCCCCCCGAGTAACCCGGGGGGGAGTACCCGGAGTGGAGACAAAATCCGGATAAAAATTGGTCATGCTGGCACACTGGACCCGTTGGCTACAGGATTGCTAATTATTTGTACGGGGAAAATGACAAAGAAAATCTCTGAATTTCAAAACCTGGACAAAACATATACAGGTAAAATGATCTTAGGTAAAACCACCCCTTCATACGACCTTGAAACAGAATTTGACAACCATTTTGATATTTCACATATAACCGATGGAATGATCTATCAGAACACCACTAAATTTTTGGGCGGCATATTTCAAAAACCTCCTGCATATTCGGCTTTAAAAATAAAGGGAGAAAGATCGTATAAGAAGGCAAGGAGAGGCGAAGACTTTCAAATTAATCCCAGGGAGGTGTTTATTAAAGAATTTCTGATCACTAATATTGCACTTCCCGAAATAGAATTTAAGGTAACCTGTTCTAAAGGCACTTATATAAGAAGCCTTGTAAAAGATTTTGGAGAGACTTTAAATGCAGGGGCATGCTTATCAGCGCTGCGAAGAACAAGAATTGGAAAGTATAAGGTTGAAGATGCTTATCAGATTGACTATTTTGTAGCTCAACTTTTTAACCTGGCCACTCAAAACTTATCTAAATGA